One genomic window of Magnolia sinica isolate HGM2019 chromosome 3, MsV1, whole genome shotgun sequence includes the following:
- the LOC131239113 gene encoding uncharacterized protein LOC131239113: MGKISSSNWIWRRRTTACNGTSFLLSYRNLASITNGFFKWSDAGKMSGSPFLSMEGVMVSFKRIEGSGRTTSFLPQSSSLLQRSLVGASRTCSHQGIVKSSAFLNVVHRLLIYFFADDVIQFLNGRLSNVHVLQNLIHQYESSSGQWVNAAKTVFITPKKITQRKAHRLSSITGYTHSSLPITYLGVLLAKGKIRSPLLQLIVQKIINKIKGWQAKFLNQVAKLTLIKHVLSNIPVYLLSAINIPKSVCKTLNRALANFVWGSSKEGHKRHWINWMKICAPTQEGGLGIRLFEDVMQAYRVKMCWNLLESKSIWATFFSSKYFWNFIFRKGIASSVSSSVWKEMLKALPFALSHSRWLIGAGRISFWVHNWSGCGLLATAIVRPVPPHLLSATVNDFNPLFRRWCLTDI, from the coding sequence ATGGGGAAAATTTCATCATCAAATTGGATATGGAGAAGGCGTACGACCGCTTGCAATGGGACTTCATTTCTTTTGTCCTACAGAAATTTGGCTTCAATCACCAATGGATTCTTCAAGTGGAGTGATGCTGGAAAGATGTCTGGTTCTCCATTCTTATCAATGGAAGGAGTTATGGTTTCTTTCAAGAGAATAGAGGGATCTGGCAGGACGACCTCATTTCTCCCTCAATCTTCATCATTGCTGCAGAGGTCCTTAGTAGGGGCATCTCGAACATGTTCTCATCAGGGAATTGTCAAAAGTTCAGCCTTCCTCAATGTTGTCCATCGATTACTCATCTATTTTTTTGCTGATGATGTTATCCAGTTTCTCAATGGCAGGCTTTCAAATGTGCACGTTTTGCAGAATTTAATTCATCAATATGAATCCTCTTCGGGTCAATGGGTGAATGCAGCGAAGACGGTCTTCATCACGCCAAAGAAAATAACCCAACGCAAAGCCCATCGCCTCTCTAGTATCACTGGATACACCCACTCTTCCCTGCCAATAACTTATTTGGGTGTTTTGTTAGCCAAAGGAAAGATCAGGAGCCCGTTATTGCAGCTGATCGTCCAGAAGATCATCAACAAAATTAAGGGCTGGCAAGCTAAGTTCCTCAATCAGGTGGCAAAATTGACCCTCATAAAGCATGTTCTTTCAAATATCCCAGTTTACCTTCTTTCAGCTATCAACATTCCGAAATCGGTTTGCAAAACTCTGAATAGAGCTTTAGCCAATTTTGTCTGGGGTAGCTCTAAAGAAGGCCACAAGAGGCACTGGATTAATTGGATGAAGATTTGTGCCCCTACCCAGGAAGGAGGCCTGGGTATCAGGTTATTTGAAGACGTTATGCAGGCTTACAGAGTGAAGATGTGTTGGAACTTGTTGGAGAGCAAATCCATATGGGCAACCTTCTTCTCAAGTAAATACTTTTGGAATTTCATTTTTAGGAAAGGAATAGCTTCATCGGTCTCGTCGTCTGTCTGGAAGGAGATGCTCAAGGCTCTTCCATTCGCTCTTAGCCATTCCAGATGGCTCATTGGTGCAGGTAGAATCAGTTTCTGGGTTCACAACTGGTCAGGCTGCGGTCTCCTTGCTACTGCAATTGTGCGGCCTGTTCCTCCCCACCTACTTTCGGCCACAGTTAACGACTTCAATCCTTTGTTTAGGCGGTGGTGCCTAACCGATATTTAG